In Scyliorhinus canicula chromosome 3, sScyCan1.1, whole genome shotgun sequence, the DNA window GGATAGCTCACACACTATATTACATTGAATGGCAGCATAGATTATAATTTATAGCTTATAATCCAATGAAGGATTTGAACTCTCAACTCTCAGTTaggtttcatgggatgtgggcatcactggctggtcaaccacattgctgtgggactggagttaaatgtgggccagaccaggtaaggatggcagatttccttccctaaaggatagtagcgaaccagaggggtttttatgacaatcgacaatggtttcatggtaatcattaaacttttaattccaggtttttattgaattcaaattccaccatctgccatggtgtgatTCGTCCCCAGAGCGTTAACCTGGGTGTCCGTTGGTATATGCTTCCAAGGGTGTCTGTCAGAAACTTGTATCTTTTCCGACTGTCCACTCCATGTCTGAATGTGTGCTGGGAGCCTATTTGACTAAGAGAAGCAAAGCACTCTGCACTGCATCAGCTGAAACTGGGCAACTCAGTCCAAGCCATCGATTGGTCCTGGGCTATTCCTAGCCGACTGATACACAGTTGAACAGCTATGTGAGAAGATCAAACAGGGTGATGAGTCACTTCCTTTATGATTTCCTTAGCTTTGTTATATTTAAACGGGTACATTTAAAAAGCTTCCCTCCCACTTAACAATAATTTTTAAATTCCGTGTCTCTAAGCTCCAAGATGCTGGTCCAACTATGATTAAGTCCTGATGAAGGGTTCAAAATGTCCTCATATCAGATAACTGACTTGCCTACTCTGAATTTTCAgcttaacctgggtctctggattattagtccagtgacaatattacGCCACTGCCTCTCCGTACTACAAACTGAGCGGAGCGTTAAAGAAGTAATATGTCCTGAAAGGCTAAAATACTGAGCATCATTTGCATTACCCTTTTGTTTCTACAAACAATATTTATAAAACCAAGGCCTGTGGCttgtgaacatttaaaaaaaaaagtgttaacAATTTCTGCTCCTATTGTACAAATTTGCATGTCCGATACATCTTTATATTATATGTATCATTAAATGTATCTGCATCCAGCtaccaacctatctatatcctaccTTAGTTACCCTTCACAATTAACCATCCTCACTAATTTTTGAGCTTGCAATTCTTGATAATGTCCCCGTTAAAGTTCAAAGGAGTTGTATGGATACTGGTTCAACGCTTTACCAGTTAGAACAGGGAGGATGTGGGGCGAGGGAGGCAAGGAAAAAAAGGAAGGGAAAAAAGGATGTCATATCTTATGATTTAGTTTGAGCAATGCTAAATATTAGTTTAATGTATAGTTAATTAGGCTTAATTCAGTACGAGCTGGTCTTGGCAATCAAATGTCTAAATATTTAAAAGCGGATTGTTTCTAAAAATAGTGAAAGAAAATAGCAAAAGCAGTAATACTGGAATTTCTACAGCACTTGGATCCCAAATTTTCTGAACTTAGTTTACATTTAGTTTGTAGATGGCCATATGATATTAATAATCTTGATTAAATTCTGCAATAGAATGTGGGAAACTATTCTTCAAAGTATTGGCACGAATAATGCAACTGAATTCTCTTTAGACATTAAAATACCTATTGGGAAAAGGAaataacattttgaatatatcttGAGCATGGAAGTAAGCATTCACGAATCAGTCACTCTCCTCACACATTATCGGAAAGAATGATGATTAACAGACCCTCAATGTAATTTTCTGCAGCTGAGGTAGTAAAAATAATCCTTGTACCACTGCAGCGCACACAACAGATTTTTAAAGACAGCTAATAAAGTGTATTCAAGTTGTTACATTGTTTAACTCCAACTAGATTTAGAGTGATTAGACCAAACAATATTTCGGTTATATGTCAGAGTATTTGTGGTATGCAAATTTAGCCACATCATGCAAATACATCCTTTCCATCAAGATAAGCTGATGGAAACACAAACGCACTCAAACAAAAGTGAATAACTCACAGCAATTTAatgttttcaaatatttattgtgCTTTTTGCAATATTTCACTCAGTGCAACTGTAAGGACATACAAGTTATTTAATTCCACTATTGGCCATTGTCTGAGCTTTGCAAACTCCCTTTCCTTTCACCTCAAATGGCGTGCCTTTGTATGTGGCAACATACTCCGCATTTGTGTTCATGTCAGGCTGAATTTGATCCCATATTTTCTTCTTTGGATTTAGCTCCTTGTCAGGTTCACCTGAAGAAGAGGAACATAAGAGATACAGATATAAACTTAGTTTGTTGCAGTGGATATTGTTATTACAGCTTCACACAGGCGAAATATAAATGGTAATATAACTTTGATGCTGAAATTTAAAGTGGCGCAGCAGAACACAGAAATTCAAGGGTGCCGATACAAATCTCCAGCAAAAGAGGCAAATTTAGATAGATTCTGATATGATTGAGGGAATGAACTGGTAAATGACAGAGGAAATGCTGGACAGGGTCACATTCTATTCTATCCTGTCTTACAGTTTAGTTGATTTGGGTCATTTTCCCACCTTTTGACTTACGTAAGATTGTCATTCCCTCAATAGAGGTGCACATTGATGGGTGAAAATCAATGAAAAAAGTTCAAGAAAACTGTCCCAGATTGACTGATTTTTTTACTCCTCTTGAACAGACACAAATAGTGACATTGGTTAAATGCATCTCCTCGAAGCCTTTCCTAAGGCCATGCAGTGAAAATTGCATTCTATATGCCGTAACTGTATCTGGGGGATGATTCCCATACTACAACACTGATGGGGCAGGTCCAGCTGAATTGGttgaacagctggtttgtgatgcagagcgaggccaacagcgcgggttcaattcccgtaccggttgaACCGTCTCAAccgtgcccctcgcctgaggtgtggtgatcttcaggttaaatcaccaccagtcagctctctccctcgaaggggaaagcagccgatgataatctgggactctggcgacTTTACCACAGTAATTAGGTACCTGCTATTGCCTTCCCTTTACAGCCTTGAGCTAGTGCAGCATCAGCTCCGGAACCCTGAGATAACCCATTTGGTTGCTGCTTCAAATGGGCCCAGTAGTAGTACTGGAAGCTATGTACAAGAAATCCAATTTAAATTTCCAAATTTGAATACAGTATGAAGTTAATCAACTGTTTAAAATTACACAAAGATTCAGTTTCCTCAGTGGAAATATTTCCCCTGACCCCCAAAGCTAACATTCAAGAAATAAATAGAAGATTTAATGTGTCTTTTCCATAATGAGGTGCAAAAGTTGCACCCAGAACCAAATACGTCCTACAAACCATCAGGGCACACCTCTATTGAGGAAGTGACAATCTTAAGTGAGTAGGATGGAAAAATGACCCAATTCAACTGTATAAATTTATTGTTACTACTTTACTTTTTCCATCCTCTGCTCCTATTCATAatatctgtactgtagggattctatggactcatTTTAGTGACTTACAAATTTGAATCTATAGATCACCTTACTCCTTTAGCACCAGTAAATACTAGTGTACATGTCAATTgcttgtattttctttcatttatcGACATCAAATTGGAAGTGCACAAGgacagcacggtaccacagtggttagcattgctgcctcacaacgccagggacgcgggttcaattccggccttgggtcaatgtctgtgtggagtttgtacgttctcccagtgtctgggtgggtttcctccggtgctccggttttctcccacagtccaaagatgtacgggtaggtggactgaccacactaaattatcccttcgtgtccagggatgtgaaggttaggttatggggtcgctgggatagggtgggacatggattggtgcagactcgatgggccgaatggcctccttccgcactgtagggattctatgatgtctTCCCATGTTGCTGACTAATCTTACATCTTCCGAAAGTCTATCACAGGGCTCCTTAACAAACCTTTTCCTCTTCAGCAAATGTAGAAACTGTGCTCCCTGTGCCCAAGTTATTTAAATACATGGAGATCAAACATGGATCTAGTATTGACACTTGGACACTCCACTTAAAGTGTTACCTCCAGCTCTTCTTCAACCTGAACAATAATCCATTCACCAAAATACTTTGTTGCCTATCAGTCAACAATGTTGCCAGATTTACTCCAATCCCACAGGGCCTTTGTAACCAGCGAATGGTGAGGCATTTTATTAAATGCTATTGAAAGTCCATGGGCTGGTTCTCCGTTTGGGGGACTATGTGCTGATGCCAGCGAGGGAACAATGGCATTTTACGCCTGAAAAAACAGCACAAAACCTCCACCGATCCTGGTACAGGCATGCAGCGTAGAGTTCCCACCTCTAGAAAATAGCACATGCactccacgccgttgggaactcgaacCATCGGGGGTGGAACATTGAGGGAGGGCCTCAGATAACGTTCTGAGGCTGGCTATGTGGCGCACtcggttttggagggggcggagcatcgcataggcggcgccgcccccgatttcagcggcaacggggattctccatccgatcgctgaacatgatttcggcgtcagtgatcagagaatcccgccccatatacctGCGGTTCCTTAGAAATCCTAcaatgcaggagaccattcggccaatcgagtctgcactgaccctccaaaagagcacactacctagtaggcccactcctcttccctatccctctaatcccacctaacctgcatatctttggacactaaggggcaatttagcatggccaattcacctaaactgcacatctttggacttcattCCTTTATCTATCTAATGTCACTTAccatatatactcgcgtatcatgcgatctcgcgtatcatgcgacccctaaattttcgtccccaaaacatgattttatgctatatctcGTGTATCATgagagtcacttttttggaaattaatgcccaaactaaaacttccaaatggtatcattgtctgtggattctgcagagtggattctgttgtgaaagctgttcgcgaatcgaacagctttccagctggctttactagcgtcgttctgccacttggacgtttccattcataaaaacggcaagtaaaacacccgcgaattctgtgaatactactcttcagattttgaccacagcattctgatgggaagatgttcagccacttgacgtttccattcatgtttttatgaatggaaacgtcaagtggttgaacatcttcccatcagaaaaaacagcaagtaaaacacccgcgaattttgtatcccgtgtatcatgcgaccccccaaatttaggttacaatttaggtcttcaaaagtcgcatgatacgcgagtatatacggtatttaaaaaatgattaaatTGGTCAAACATGGGCTTGAATTTTACAACATCCTGTtgaattggtggggtgggggttggggtgtcaTGAAAACTGAAGCAGTTGGCCAGCCCGCTGCCTCCTTGCTTCCCCCTTTACCTGTCCCCCATATTTCATGGGGTGGTTAAGGCGTCAGCCAGTCCACCCACTCTCTGCCCTATGGAGGCCTTAATGACAACATTCCGCCTTCATCGCAATACCAAGTGCAGCTGGGGAAGGTGGAATGAGGGTGGCCGAGGTATGGCGGGTTTCACTACAGAGGTAAAGGTGGCAATGGTGGGGGGGGTCCTTTGTGCCTATCAATGGTATGCACTCCaccttccccttctccccccccccccccccccccccccccctcttccccaaccACACCTTTGTGTCTTCCCCCGTCCTTTAAAATCcaaccatcccccccaccgggtcactGATCCCTTCCTGACTAAAATGCCTGGACTTAACTAAAAGTCCTGTATCCACATTCTTCCTTCCTGGGGACTGTGTATAGTCCCAGCAATGGCAactacttgcttctggtgctgtTGAGAtacagagctgccagccaaccTGATTTATTAGGCATCTCTTGAGGGGCAGAAATCCCACCCTTACCTCAGTATGACCACCCGCAGCGTATTAGCTATGAGACGGCAGGTTtctggtgtggtgccaaccaaTATTTGGGCCAGGTCGGCATGGACAAGGAATATGTGCCCCTGTAAAATTCATTCTTTGCTTATCCTTGATTAAGCCATGTATTTCTAAATGTTCACTTATTTCATCTCACATTGTGTCTCCACAACTGACATTAGACCAATTAGTCTACAGTCATATTGGTTATCCTTCTTTCCCTTCTTCCACAAAGGCATTCCACCATTGGCTACTTTCCAGACCCTTGGTATAATTTCATATTTGAGGAAGGCTGAAAAATTGCATCCTCAGACTCTTAGTTCCTTTTTGACTTCTTTCGACAACCTCGGGCCCAAGTAATCAGTAACAAGTGACCTATTCACAATTAATACATTATTTTAGAAAGTTTCTTTATACTGTTGTCTCCAACAATTGTTCCATCCTTATTTCCAGTATACACACGCTCTTACTTCAAACCATTTGTAAAATAACAAATGGAAAGTATTTAATGTGGAATTGAATGCCCTCCAGTAACATGTTTACAGGCAGGGGGCACATTTAATCAGCCAGGAAGGTGTCGCTGCCTCTCTACCTCTGCTGCAATCAATGCCACTGTTAAAGTCCAGCGATGGCAGGGCAGTCGCCACAAAGAGAGCTGAAAAATAACCCCCCTCATGTTTGTTTGCTGGctcgcaagggggtgggggggggggggttaccctcattcaaaggcactcgGTGTCTGATCAAGGAACCCAGGAGGGAGCCTGCTGAAAGCCACCCTTATGGTATATCTTCTTCTGACCCCACCCTAGCCAGCGATCTCCACCCCACAACACCCTGTCCTCACTCACCTgtggctgggtccctcactgATCCCGGGCCTCTGATGCTGTTATGCTGGCAGCTGCCATCAGCGGCGCTGACAGCATCGAGCAGCTGTTGGCCTTTCAGGGGAtgggaactctgcctcagagggTCCTTGATCCTTGGCGGGTGAGATCCCCTGAATTAAATTTTGGCCATAATCTCAGTCATCTGTCCTTGCTCCATAACTGGACTCAACCCTCAGGAGTTCCATCCTCTCTACCTAACCCTTAAATGCTTTAAAAGTAATTACTAATAGTATTTAATGTGCTTGAAATGCCTAAATTTATATTTTCCAtcagatgcctgtgtctatgtaaaaCGCCTTGGTTTAAATTCATGCAAGCTTCCTTACAAATTATTAGCTCAGGAGACTCGCGATAACAAACGTAGTTCTCTGTTGATTCTTAGACAAATCTTCCTTTACTAAGCATGTCAGATCAATTTGTACGGTTACCCATGAGATAGATGCCAATTATTTGACTGAATTGCTTTGTATTTTGAAAgtgaggtggtgtgtggggtgtgcgtgtgtgcgtgtgtgtgcgtgcgtgcgcgcACTTCACAAGGACTCAGGCTAGGACTTCTGTTGGCAAACAAAAAACTGTAACATAACTCCGTAACTAAGTGCAACTGAAGCACATCAGTATGGGTTCCATTGCATTTTTGTACCTAGACTTACCATTCCAAATGGACTCAATGTGGAAAACTTACCATCAGTTTGACTGTAACTAGAATGGCACCCGTTGAATCGGAAGGCAGGATGTAACCATCCCTTCATCAAAACTCAAAATTCATATCTTAGTCTCAAGCCAACTAAGGCACATTCAATGCATGGGTGCATCTACACAGGTTTACAAATGATCCGTTCAGTCAGAatcccttttgccaaccattaaGATTGCATACTGTGATCATCTGCTTACCAGGGTAGTCCTCAAAAGTTACTCTATCTCCAGGCACAGCATCACTTGGTGGATCCAAGATTTCAACTTTCTCTGGTGAGCTTGCACACATCACCATAGCTTGCGAGACCACTCCCCGCATTTTAGCTGGTTTAAGGTTGCATAATATTATCGCCAGTCGATTTTGCATCTGCAAAGACAGTAAACCTTACAAGGCTATTTTCTAAAGCTTTTTCAAAGACCTTAAGCAACACTTTACTATATTTGTATACAATAGAATTATAATGATTTAAAAAATCCAAAGGATAATACAGTTCTAGAGGATTAGACTGCTCCTGAATAACCCACTGGGCATAAAATAAATCCCAAAGTTGCAACTCTCATTTTAATTAAAATGGTTAAATATTATGGTGCAATAAAGAGACGATTTCAGAATATGCCATTATCCAAATTGCATACTTTTCAAAACAGAACACATCTAGCACAAATTTGCCTGGCACATGTTTTGGATTTCATCTTTTACAATAGCACATCTGGAGACAATGTAAAACACGTGAAATAAAGTGGAACAAACTGGTAAGTACTGGAAAACAATTTCTCCATGTTGACGGTTTATCGGCAACTTAGAACAAATTCACATAACTGATGCATCAGTACATTTCAGTTTCCTGTTGCGCGCTAGATTGTGTTTTGTGCATAAGGTTGGCTAAAAATTGAGAAAATTATTTGAGAACTGAGTCCAGCAGATGGAACAAaggataaaatattttctttcttctctcaaACTACAGTTTGtttctactttttaaaaacaatttgcatGGCTACTGGCTCCCTCTTAACTAGTTTACCAAAGGTTACACTTTTATTAAATCGATAACCAGAACCAGAGATTGTTTATTTGGGAAACTAATCAAACCGACATGAAGCTCACAGACGTTTATGTTCATAATCGGGCAAGTTGTATAAAACTTAGCTAACCTTTTTTATGAAGTGACCTATAGAACTCACAAACAGTGCACCTTTCAGTTAAAATCGTATTGATGAGTAAAAGAACTGATCAAATGAAACATAAAACATTGAAAGAATAGGAAAGCACTTTCACAAGTCCACAGAAATGAGGCTAGAAAAGTACCGAGGGGTGAAAGTAGAATCAAATTCTCATCCATTTTAGTTTTTGTCCCCCAATTTACATTGGTCAAAAGCCGAAACTAAAATTCTCACTTGTACCCATTTCTTTTCATTGGTCCAACTAACTATTCCCTCCTTCAGCTGGAAAATATACAAAGCAGGAGCATCTTTATGAAAAATAAGACTTTGACACCGCATTCTATATCCAATTTAACCATAATGGATGTTCCTTAATTGCCAGAGAACAATGCAGCAATGCATGGGGCACTAGCTTCATATATTTTTCTTCTGGTATTACACAGTGCTTTTAACCAAACATTACCTCCTCTATGGGCACATGTTTCACCAGTCCACTGACAACAGTTCTTGGATTTTCTTCTCCAACATCAATCTCTTCCACATACAATGAGTCAGCATCAGGGTGCTTTTCAGCAGTGATGATACGGCCAATACGCAGGTCTAAACGGGAAACGTCAATTGGTTTGGAATCATCGCCACCTCCTGTTGACTGTTTCTTCTCTCCTTCAAATACAGGAATCAATAATGAACACTTCAAAAGCTCACACTTGTAGACCAGATAAAACGGTGCATTTGTGTTCAAAGCAACCGTATGCACCTTGTTGAGTAATGATTATAATGTGATTTCATAACTGCAGCATCCTTTGTAGCAAATCTGTAAAAGAAGCATAATATATTCTACACAGAAATTTGTTTTGCTTGAAAATGTAGGCACTGTGAACCCCTTATTATCCAAGGACTTAACACAATTTTGCAGCTGAAATGAACAGGCCATCAAGTTCCTTAATATGTCAACTCCAGCCACTCTACATATTGAATTAAATCATTCTTCACTCTCCTCCCCGACAAACTGCAACACCTAATGCCTTGACGGAGGAACCTGTGGAATATTTAGGACAAAACATTACAATTTCTTTCTTGTAAGGGATTGTGCAAATGGCCAATTGTGAAAACACTGAACAAATGCTACGCAAATATTCACCAttctaaataatttttattgaaattttttttacagaaaatataacaatgaaaagcaacaataaaacaccataataactgtaacacccccaagaccgtatcaatgcatgtatcacacccccccccccccccacacccagtaaacaacaagagaacttaataataaattaaattaaaattaaataagcaaacatagtcaacgttcccccctcccctcccccccgggttactgctgctgctgacccagtaccctatcgctagccagaaagtcgaggaaaggttgccaccgcctaaagaacccttgtaccgatcctctcagggcgaatttgaccttctctagcttaataaaacccgtcatgtcattgatccaggtctccacgtttgggggcctcgtatcctaccattgtagcaagatcctccgccgggcgactagggacgcaaaggccagcacaccggcctctttcgcctcctgcactcccggctccaccccaaccccaaaaatcgcgagtccccagcctggcttgaccctggatcctaccacccttgacactgtcctcgccacccccttccagaactcctccagtgccgggcatgcccagaacatatgggcatggttcgctggactccccgaacacctgacacacctgtcttcgcccccaaagaacctactcatcctagacccggacatgtgggcccggtgcagcaccttgaattggatggggctaagccgcacacacgaggaggaagagttaaccctctccagggcatcagcccatgtcccatcttcgatctgttcccccagttccccctcccacttagcctttagctcctctactgacgcctcctccacctgctgcattaccttgtagatatcagatatcttcccacctccgacccagacccccgaaacgtgggaagcaaagggaatccctccacctgccgcctatacctgcagatacctgaacatattccccggggggagcccaaatttctcctccaactcccccaggctcgcaaacctcccatcaatgaacaggtccctcagctgtctgatgcccactctgtgccaaccctggaaccccccatcaatgttccctgggacgaactgatggttcccccttaaaggagcctccattgagccccccacttcccccctatgtcgcctccactgccgccaccaccggactcgtggtatacctcgtaggagggagcggccacggcaccattaccagggcccccaggcttgtatctccacaggacgccctctccaaccatttccatgctgccccctccccctccatcacccacttgcgcaccatcgacacattggccgcccaataataccccgagagccCCCCACCAtttctaccccgctccaagaagaccctcttcaccctcgggatcccatgcgcccaaacaaagctcatgatgctgctagtcaccctcctaaaaaaggccctagggataaagatgggcaaacactgaaagaggaacaagaacctcgggagaaccgtcattttgacggactgcactctacccgccagcgatagcggcaccatatcccatcttttgaattcctcctcatctgctccacaagcctggtaaaattaagcttatggagagtcccccaactcctggccacctgcacccccagatatctgaaactcttcactgccctcttaaacgggagcctcccaattccctcctcctgatcacccgggtgtactacaaatacctcactcttgcctagatttaacttatTGCCCGAGaatctcccaaactcagccaacagctccatcacccccggcattcccccctctgggtccgccacatacaacagcaggtcgtccgcatacagcgataccctatgttcttccccaccccgcaccaggcccctccacctcccagactccctcagcgccaaagccaaaggttctatcgccagtgcaaaaagcaagggggacagggggcacccctgcctggtcccacggtagagcctgaagtactctgatctccttccattggtaactacactcgccatcggggcctcatagagcaacctcatccatttgatgaacccctccccaaatccgaaccgctccagcacctcccacaggtacccccactcaactctatcaaacgcctcctctgcatccagcgccaccactatctccgcctccccctccactgccggcatcataataacatttaacaatctccgcacattcgtgttgagctgccttcccttgacaaatcctgtctgatcctcgtgtatcacccctggcacacagtcctctatcctggtggccaggatcttcgcaacttagcgtcaacattgaggagcgagattggcctgtatgatccacactgcaaggggtccttatcccgcttcaggatcagagagatcagcgcccgtgatatcgtcgggggcaaagcccccccctcccatgcctcattgaaggctcgcaccaacagggggcccaccagatccgcatactttttataaaattccaccgggaacccatccggccccggcaccttacctgactgcatttgaccaatccccctgactagctcctccaactctatcggcgccc includes these proteins:
- the aimp1a gene encoding aminoacyl tRNA synthase complex-interacting multifunctional protein 1a isoform X3, with product MFLVRQLKRMSNDRALLNRLEQRATEADQVIEYLKQQVFLLKEKTILQASQREEKRLRVENAKLKKEIEDLKQNLIEAEIRNGVKQVPLPAAVSVQSSSVTSMSPPAALVTPTASGKTPEVSENKKKKDKPDKKPEKKGINPEQGEKKQSTGGGDDSKPIDVSRLDLRIGRIITAEKHPDADSLYVEEIDVGEENPRTVVSGLVKHVPIEEMQNRLAIILCNLKPAKMRGVVSQAMVMCASSPEKVEILDPPSDAVPGDRVTFEDYPGEPDKELNPKKKIWDQIQPDMNTNAEYVATYKGTPFEVKGKGVCKAQTMANSGIK
- the aimp1a gene encoding aminoacyl tRNA synthase complex-interacting multifunctional protein 1a isoform X2, giving the protein MSNDRALLNRLEQRATEADQVIEYLKQQVFLLKEKTILQASQREEKRLRVENAKLKKEIEDLKQNLIEAEIRNGVKQVPLPAAVSVQSSSVTSMSPPAALVTPTASGKTPEVSENKKKKDKPDKKPEKKGINPEQGEKKQSTGGGDDSKPIDVSRLDLRIGRIITAEKHPDADSLYVEEIDVGEENPRTVVSGLVKHVPIEEMQNRLAIILCNLKPAKMRGVVSQAMVMCASSPEKVEILDPPSDAVPGDRVTFEDYPGEPDKELNPKKKIWDQIQPDMNTNAEYVATYKGTPFEVKGKGVCKAQTMANSGIK
- the aimp1a gene encoding aminoacyl tRNA synthase complex-interacting multifunctional protein 1a isoform X1, which encodes MSNDRALLNRLEQRATEADQVIEYLKQQVFLLKEKTILQASQREEKRLRVENAKLKKEIEDLKQNLIEAEIRNGVKQVPLPAAVSVQSSSVTSMSPPAALVTPTASGKTPEVSENKKKKDKPDKKPEKKGEKKQSTGGGDDSKPIDVSRLDLRIGRIITAEKHPDADSLYVEEIDVGEENPRTVVSGLVKHVPIEEMQNRLAIILCNLKPAKMRGVVSQAMVMCASSPEKVEILDPPSDAVPGDRVTFEDYPGEPDKELNPKKKIWDQIQPDMNTNAEYVATYKGTPFEVKGKGVCKAQTMANSGIK